The sequence below is a genomic window from Sphingobacterium sp. ML3W.
AAACCAAAATATAGAAAACCATGTATTTCCTTATCTTTTAAGCCAGCTGTCCGTACAAGAGTTTGATGTTTTAGAACATACTTTTAAAAAGAAGGAAGATAGAATCAAGAAATTCACTAAAGAATTAGATGAACACCTCGCTTCGTATGAACAAATACTGAATGATATAGATTCTAAAATTGATAATTGTGAGGAAGAAATAGACAAATACCGAATAAACAATTTGGCCAATCCTCAAAACTATCAAAATACTTACGATATTCATGGTAAATTAGATGAGTTAAAAGCGCGTAAAAGTGGACATATACAAAAACAATCAAGAATTGAAAAGCAGATGAATGACTCTGAACTCATTCCAAGCCAAAAATTAAGAAACTTTGAAATGTCAAACCTCATTAGACTAGGGATAGTTAAAGAAGTTGTGCACTCTTATGGATATATTGACTCTAAAAGAATTACTGTTAACAAAGGGAACGGTTATCATGAATATTCTGAAGATTATATAAACTTAGAGGATGTTACTGTGAATATTGAAAGAGATGTGATTGAAAATGAACTAACTGAACTTGGAGATTTATTTATGAAAGCTTGTCAAGGAAAGGGTGAATTTAACGAATAATTATTCTTTCAGTATTACTTTACTTTCCAAAACGCAGAATATGTATTGGCCAGGACAGATACCAGATATCCGTCTGAACACTATGGCCACGTATTGGATGTTTACCAAAAATTAAGTCATCATATCTTGTTATTGGTTTATTTAGCTATATCATTATATTTGGCTATGTGATGGACTACAAGGACAATTATAAAACTTGTTGCGCTAATTTCATGTAA
It includes:
- a CDS encoding Abi-alpha family protein, with the protein product MKKIDISSTVLEKGIDLAKGFVEKLIYPSAEELGLLFKDGVAKWRFNNQIQTLIKTQALCEKHNINPKTISTKLLYPLLEYASLEENEKLQDKWAALLANMVDSNQNIENHVFPYLLSQLSVQEFDVLEHTFKKKEDRIKKFTKELDEHLASYEQILNDIDSKIDNCEEEIDKYRINNLANPQNYQNTYDIHGKLDELKARKSGHIQKQSRIEKQMNDSELIPSQKLRNFEMSNLIRLGIVKEVVHSYGYIDSKRITVNKGNGYHEYSEDYINLEDVTVNIERDVIENELTELGDLFMKACQGKGEFNE